A DNA window from Brassica napus cultivar Da-Ae chromosome C1, Da-Ae, whole genome shotgun sequence contains the following coding sequences:
- the LOC125580441 gene encoding F-box protein KIB4-like, producing MMTPKVEMIGSNKTIRNDPMLILDLVILVMERLSFVDFHRARCVSSVWYSASKSCRMRQANPWFVLFPADVLHLPLESIDDSCKLFDPIDQKTYTIRDLGSDILRTSCLASYNSWFLMLDRKTRFYLLNMLTRERIHLPFLDSMESTDGSKLKFKRNFDSSFTVTTFRYNNVPLLSTCFGIDAAVLWVDERNKDYLVVWAFDRTLAYHKKGDDSWRVFRSSTNQSCVDMVFKESKLYVLVEDGSITTFDFSCGDSPMEFASFTTSPECCDFEHLAVTLSGQVLAISSEERHSYDLYKMDPKSSKWSIIKSLGDEALLLDQRITVPAKDGVLKNCLYCSYSDQFRRDDDYNLREDDNGICVVNIQTNNEVQLFNHLTASSPLPFKDARWFIPTFGGK from the coding sequence ATGATGACGCCCAAAGTGGAGATGATCGGTTCCAACAAAACGATACGCAACGACCCTATGCTTATCCTCGACCTGGTTATATTGGTCATGGAACGATTAAGCTTTGTTGATTTTCATAGAGCTAGATGCGTTTCTTCAGTATGGTATTCGGCTTCAAAATCATGCCGCATGAGACAAGCAAATCCATGGTTCGTCCTCTTTCCTGCAGACGTGCTTCACTTACCTCTGGAAAGCATCGACGATTCATGTAAGTTGTTCGATCCTATTGACCAGAAAACATACACCATAAGAGATCTCGGTTCTGATATCCTTAGGACTTCTTGTTTGGCAAGTTACAATAGCTGGTTCCTCATGTTAGACCGTAAAACACGTTTTTATCTTTTGAATATGCTCACTCGAGAGAGGATTCATCTCCCGTTTCTTGATTCAATGGAATCAACCGACGGATCAAAGTTGAAATTCAAGAGAAATTTTGACTCTAGTTTCACGGTTACAACATTCCGTTACAATAACGTACCATTATTATCAACGTGCTTTGGAATAGACGCTGCCGTTTTGTGGGTAGATGAAAGAAACAAAGATTATCTAGTTGTGTGGGCTTTTGATCGCACTCTTGCATATCACAAGAAAGGAGACGATAGCTGGAGGGTGTTTCGGTCATCAACGAATCAAAGCTGCGTCGATATGGTTTTTAAAGAAAGCAAGCTTTACGTGCTTGTTGAAGACGGAAGCATCACTACTTTTGATTTCTCTTGCGGTGATTCTCCTATGGAATTTGCAAGTTTCACCACGTCACCAGAGTGTTGTGACTTCGAACATCTTGCTGTGACTTTGTCTGGACAAGTTTTGGCTATTTCAAGTGAGGAGAGACACTCATATGACCTGTACAAGATGGATCCTAAATCATCAAAATGGAGTATAATCAAGTCTCTAGGGGACGAAGCATTGCTTTTGGATCAACGAATAACGGTTCCAGCCAAAGATGGAGTTTTGAAAAATTgcttatattgtagttatagtGATCAGTTTCGTAGAGACGATGATTATAACCTACGGGAGGATGATAACGGCATTTGCGTCGTCAATATTCAGACCAATAATGAAGTTCAATTGTTCAACCATCTTACTGCTTCGTCGCCACTACCTTTCAAGGATGCTCGTTGGTTTATTCCCACTTTTGGTGGAAAATGA